From the genome of Mucilaginibacter paludis DSM 18603:
GAATGCCAAACATCAACAAGCGTATGACCTGCAAGAATTTGCGGGATGGCTTTTTAATGTTCATTGGGTAAGGCATTTATCCTTTTTAGCCTCGAAGTCATTCCCACTTCTTGCAATACCTACAGATTTTCACTGAAAATCTGTAGACGAGCTATTCATCTACTTCGGAGGCACTTGCCTGCCGTATATAAAAATCAACACTATGAAAAAACATCATCCAATATTAAATCGTCTTTATAAATTATATGACACTTATAAACCACAAAGCGCAGCTACCTACGCTTATCTCGATGAGGTAATAGGCGCTAAATTTTACCCGGAGGATGAAATCCTCTACGTTCCAGGTGAAATTATTGATCAAATATTCTTCCTGGCCAGCGGTAATATGGTAGCGTATAACTTTACTGATTCCGGCGATAAACAAGTTCTTCAGATTTACCGGGAGAATGAGCACGTCGCCGGACAAAGTTTTACCCGGCAGATCCCAAGTACTTATTACCTGATGGTTTGTGCAGGATCTTACACATTGCAGATGACACGAGATCAGCTTGACGATGTTTACCGCAAGTTTCCGGAAACCCAGGAACTGGGCCGAATAAGATTAAGTACGGCTGAGGAAAAAGAAGTGCGGCATAAGCAGCTATTATTTTTACCCGGAATCCAAATGGTGGAAACATTTTACAAGGAGTACCCGGAACTTATTGAGCCGGGAAAAGTATTGAGGGATCGGGATATAGCTTCTTATTTGTTGCTTGCGGAAGGGAGCTTACGGGATTTAAGAAATCGGTTGTTGAGGGAAGGATTACTTAAACTACCGGCTAAGGAAGGAGAAAACACACTCAAATACGGCTAATTCTTGATAAAATTACGAGTTCGCGCAGAAATATGCGCGAACTTTTCTGAAAGATTCTTGATTTTTGACAGATACATTCTCCCGAAAAAAACATTTAAGCCTCGAAAAGAAAGGATCTAATGGGATAAAATATACTTGACCAATATATTTTTATTATGAATGATACATCTTTTAAGCTGCTGGCATGGGTTACCGAGTCCATTGCACCTGCGGAATTATCAGGCAGTAACCTAACAACTGCAGATTTTGAAAACTGGAAAACACTACTGAAGTCGGAAAGTACCGAATGGCGGATCGCCATATCTTCATACCTGCTAGGCATGGCGGATGATGACGAGAAATTGCAATATCTGAAAGCGCAACAAATTCAACTGACCCTATTGAGCAACAAGCTCAACCAATATCTGTGCAGGGATCAAAAAATATGGTCAGGGCATAAATGGGCCGATCAAATTCGAACATGCTACAGGAAATCACTGGCGGTTTGCGAAGAGTTGCTCAGTTTTACAGTAGAAAACTTCCCGGAATATTCCGCACCGAACTTAAAAGTTACCGATTATAAATTAATAGAAGTCCTTCCCAACCTGCGCAACCGGATTTATGGCCTGAAAACCACTTTGTTGAATACAGCAATTGATCCCATACTGGCACAACTGATCGTCAAAGGCATGAGCGGACTTTTAACTCCTGGGAAATTGACCATTGCCGGTAAAAAATACCTTAATTGTCTTATTTATGAAATTACCGGTTTGGAAATTTTCAGTACAGACCACCTAATTGATTTACTCATTCGGCTAAATTTTAACCAGCCGGAATTTTATCTCTATTTGACCGATTCAGTAAATAAGAAAAGGTTTCAAATTGACGGGCTTCATGAGGAATATGAATATATTTTGCAAGAAAGAGAAGTGCTAAATAATAAAAAGAGCTTGACGGGGCTGGCATTATATCCAGGTCAACTTCCGGTAAAGCTGGAATTGCAGCAGTTCTATAACGAAAAAGCTATTTACCTGGAAGAGTTGTTATCGCATCGTCGGAAGGCTATCCAGGATAAGCTGGAAGCAGAACGTGCCTTTCGGATGCTAATCGATATTCCCGTTCCGGTGTTTGCCTTATTTGTGCGGATGCTGAAAGAAACGAAGTTTATATTGAAGACGGGGATCACCGAAATGTGTACTTTTTTTGCAATACATTTTTACACGGATAAAGCACCATTTATTTCATCGGCCAATTTGCTGAAGCGATCCACTGATGTAGAGTTTACAACGGTGCTAAAGTTATGGGATTTGCTGACTTTTATGCTCGACTGGCTTGATTTGAAGTTCAACGTCAGGAGTATAAAGCGTTCAATCCGATAGCTTATCCTGAAAATCATCCAGTAGCCCTTCCTGTTTCAGTAAATTGAGCAAGTCTGTGTACCATAAATAAGTAAACAGGGGATGTGCTTTCAATTGTCGTACATCCTGATCCAGCACATCCTGTAAGCAGTTGATACCCATACTTGCTGCACGGGACTTAAACTCGTCACTGGCATCCAGGTTTGCTAAAAGTTTAGTGGAATTTGAAATCTTTTGCATGAATATTGCACTATTTAATGAACTAATTTACGAATTATGATAAATCAATCTACAGATATATGAATAGTTAAAGATCAGCCATTTAACATCGAACCCAGTTCAAAATAAAAGCGTGGGCTCAGTTTATTGCGCATTTGGAGGGACCGCGAAGACCC
Proteins encoded in this window:
- a CDS encoding Crp/Fnr family transcriptional regulator, whose protein sequence is MKKHHPILNRLYKLYDTYKPQSAATYAYLDEVIGAKFYPEDEILYVPGEIIDQIFFLASGNMVAYNFTDSGDKQVLQIYRENEHVAGQSFTRQIPSTYYLMVCAGSYTLQMTRDQLDDVYRKFPETQELGRIRLSTAEEKEVRHKQLLFLPGIQMVETFYKEYPELIEPGKVLRDRDIASYLLLAEGSLRDLRNRLLREGLLKLPAKEGENTLKYG